In Streptomyces alboniger, the following are encoded in one genomic region:
- a CDS encoding peptidylprolyl isomerase, with the protein MAEQLYATLKTNQGDIVVRLLPNHAPKTVKNFVELAQGEREWVHPATGKKTTDRLYDGTVFHRVIQGFMIQGGDPLGNGTGGPGYEFEDEFHPDLAFDKPYLLAMANAGPGTNGSQFFVTVSPTAWLTRKHTIFGEVTDPASQKVVDAIATTQTNPRTDRPVSDVVIESVVIENRDA; encoded by the coding sequence GTGGCTGAGCAGCTTTACGCCACCCTGAAGACCAACCAGGGCGACATCGTGGTCCGGCTCCTGCCGAACCACGCGCCCAAGACGGTCAAGAACTTTGTCGAGCTCGCTCAGGGCGAGCGCGAGTGGGTCCACCCCGCGACCGGCAAGAAGACCACGGACCGCCTGTACGACGGCACGGTCTTCCACCGCGTGATCCAGGGCTTCATGATCCAGGGCGGCGACCCGCTGGGCAACGGCACCGGTGGCCCGGGTTACGAGTTCGAGGACGAGTTCCACCCGGACCTCGCCTTCGACAAGCCGTACCTGCTGGCGATGGCCAACGCCGGTCCGGGCACGAACGGCTCGCAGTTCTTCGTGACTGTGTCGCCGACCGCGTGGCTGACCCGCAAGCACACCATCTTCGGCGAGGTCACCGACCCGGCCAGCCAGAAGGTCGTGGACGCCATCGCGACCACGCAGACCAACCCGCGCACCGACCGCCCGGTGAGCGACGTGGTCATCGAGTCCGTGGTCATCGAGAACCGCGACGCCTGA
- a CDS encoding rhomboid family intramembrane serine protease yields MDQVPGSPQEPRGATGLPVCYRHPDRETGITCTRCERPICPECMISASVGFQCPECVRDGSGTGHAPAANQPRTVAGGTVTADPRLVTKVLVGLNLALFLVQLAVGDRFTDQYDLLGRAFVPEFGSVEGVAEGQWYRLVTAMFLHGSIMHIAFNMLSLWWIGGPLEAALGRARYIALYMGSGLAGSALTYLLEEPYRPSLGASGAIFGLFGATAILMRRLKYDMRPVLALLAINLLITAFWPSIAWQAHVGGLVGGVVIGFAMVHAPRERRNVIQYGSCALVLAATVIMVLVRTGQLT; encoded by the coding sequence ATGGACCAGGTGCCAGGCAGCCCGCAGGAGCCGCGGGGGGCGACGGGCCTGCCCGTCTGCTACCGCCACCCGGACCGTGAGACCGGCATCACCTGCACGCGCTGCGAACGCCCCATCTGCCCCGAGTGCATGATCAGCGCCTCGGTCGGCTTCCAGTGCCCCGAGTGCGTGCGCGACGGCTCGGGGACCGGTCACGCCCCGGCGGCCAACCAGCCGCGCACGGTCGCGGGCGGCACGGTCACCGCCGACCCGCGCCTGGTCACCAAGGTCCTCGTGGGGCTGAACCTCGCCCTGTTCCTGGTGCAGCTGGCCGTCGGCGACCGCTTCACCGACCAGTACGACCTGCTCGGGCGGGCGTTCGTCCCGGAGTTCGGATCGGTGGAGGGGGTTGCCGAGGGGCAGTGGTACCGCCTGGTCACGGCGATGTTCCTGCACGGCAGCATCATGCACATCGCCTTCAACATGCTGAGCCTGTGGTGGATCGGCGGCCCACTGGAGGCGGCGCTTGGCCGGGCTCGCTATATCGCCCTGTACATGGGCTCGGGCCTCGCGGGCAGCGCGCTGACCTATCTGCTCGAAGAGCCGTACAGGCCGTCGCTCGGCGCGTCCGGCGCCATCTTCGGTCTCTTCGGCGCGACCGCCATCCTGATGCGGCGGCTGAAGTACGACATGCGACCGGTGCTCGCCCTGCTGGCGATCAACCTTCTCATCACCGCTTTCTGGCCCAGCATCGCGTGGCAGGCGCACGTCGGAGGCCTCGTCGGCGGTGTCGTCATCGGCTTCGCCATGGTGCACGCGCCCCGCGAGCGGCGGAACGTCATCCAGTACGGCAGCTGTGCGCTGGTCCTCGCCGCGACCGTGATCATGGTGCTCGTCAGGACCGGACAGCTCACCTGA
- the crgA gene encoding cell division protein CrgA: MPKSRIRKKADDYTPPPAKKATAIKLTNRSWVAPVMLAMFLIGLAWIVVFYVTDGKLPIDPLGNWNIVVGFGFIAAGFGVSTQWK, translated from the coding sequence GTGCCGAAGTCACGTATCCGCAAGAAGGCCGACGATTACACGCCGCCGCCCGCGAAGAAGGCGACGGCCATCAAGCTGACCAACCGCAGCTGGGTGGCTCCGGTGATGCTGGCGATGTTCCTCATCGGGCTCGCCTGGATCGTCGTCTTCTACGTCACGGACGGGAAGCTGCCGATCGACCCGCTCGGCAACTGGAACATCGTGGTCGGCTTCGGCTTCATCGCGGCGGGATTCGGCGTCTCGACGCAGTGGAAGTAG
- a CDS encoding DUF881 domain-containing protein, translating into MSNSADSHKGAGRRIRWRPVRVLTGAVFALAGLIFFTSFNTAKGTNIRTDASLLKLSDLIQERSHKNGALDESNGSLRDDVESLAQRDNGGTKADQARLKALEGNAGTKALSGKAVTVTLADAPPDATAKLPGYPEPQPNDLVIHQQDLQAVVNALWQGGAKGIKVMDQRLISTSAVRCVGNTLILQGRVYSPPYKVTAVGDPDKLKNALAASPEIQNYMLYVNAYGLGWKVDDDGAVTLPGYSGTVDLHYAKPVE; encoded by the coding sequence TTGAGCAATTCTGCCGACTCCCACAAAGGTGCCGGTCGCCGCATCCGATGGCGTCCGGTTCGGGTGCTTACGGGCGCCGTTTTCGCGCTCGCGGGCCTGATTTTCTTCACCAGTTTCAACACGGCCAAGGGCACCAACATCCGTACGGACGCGTCGCTGCTGAAACTCTCCGACCTGATTCAGGAGCGCAGCCACAAGAACGGCGCGCTCGACGAGTCCAACGGCTCCCTGCGCGACGACGTCGAGTCGCTGGCCCAGCGGGACAACGGCGGCACCAAGGCGGACCAGGCCCGGCTCAAGGCCCTGGAGGGCAACGCCGGCACCAAGGCGCTGAGCGGCAAGGCCGTCACGGTCACCCTCGCGGACGCCCCGCCCGACGCCACGGCCAAGCTCCCCGGCTACCCCGAGCCCCAGCCGAACGACCTGGTCATCCACCAGCAGGACCTCCAGGCCGTGGTCAACGCCCTCTGGCAGGGCGGCGCCAAGGGCATCAAGGTCATGGACCAGCGCCTGATCTCCACGAGCGCCGTGCGCTGCGTCGGCAACACCCTGATCCTCCAGGGCCGCGTCTACTCCCCGCCCTACAAGGTCACCGCCGTCGGCGACCCGGACAAGCTGAAGAACGCCCTCGCCGCGTCCCCCGAGATCCAGAACTACATGCTGTACGTCAACGCGTACGGTCTCGGCTGGAAAGTGGACGACGACGGGGCGGTGACTCTTCCCGGCTACTCGGGCACAGTGGATCTCCACTACGCGAAGCCCGTGGAGTAG
- a CDS encoding class E sortase, with product MRVMVRTFSELCITVGALIVLFVVYVLFWTGVKADSAMDTQIDELQDRWARAPLSERTGNDPLDASPKKPAPYEDGEPFAVMYIPRFGFTWNKPVLQGTGTDVLKKGLGHYASTAQLGQKGNFSVAGHRRTYGDPFKDFPKLRPNDAVVLTDGATWFTYRVDGEPYRTLPGDIGVIDAVPRKSGFDGPGRYLTLTTCEPEWGHSHRLIVWARLDATQPVEAGKPEALRR from the coding sequence GTGCGCGTGATGGTCAGGACGTTCAGCGAACTGTGCATCACCGTCGGCGCGTTGATCGTGCTCTTCGTCGTGTACGTCCTGTTCTGGACCGGCGTGAAGGCCGACAGCGCCATGGACACCCAGATCGACGAGCTTCAGGACCGATGGGCGCGGGCCCCGCTCTCCGAGAGGACCGGAAACGACCCCCTCGACGCCTCCCCGAAGAAGCCCGCCCCCTACGAAGACGGCGAGCCCTTCGCCGTGATGTACATCCCGCGGTTCGGTTTCACGTGGAACAAGCCCGTGCTCCAGGGCACCGGCACCGACGTACTGAAGAAGGGCCTCGGGCACTACGCGTCCACCGCCCAGCTGGGGCAGAAGGGCAACTTCTCCGTGGCCGGACACCGCCGCACCTACGGCGACCCCTTCAAGGACTTCCCGAAGCTGCGCCCGAACGACGCCGTCGTGTTGACCGACGGCGCCACCTGGTTCACGTACCGCGTGGACGGGGAGCCGTACAGGACCCTCCCCGGCGACATCGGCGTCATCGACGCCGTCCCGCGCAAATCCGGCTTCGACGGCCCGGGCCGCTACCTCACCCTCACGACCTGTGAACCGGAGTGGGGCCACAGCCACCGGCTGATCGTCTGGGCGCGTTTGGATGCCACCCAGCCCGTGGAGGCCGGGAAACCGGAGGCACTGCGCCGTTAG
- a CDS encoding aminodeoxychorismate/anthranilate synthase component II, translated as MSAAGGTGRSRSRILVVDNYDSFVFNLVQYLYQLGAECEVLRNDEVELRHAQDGFDGVLLSPGPGAPEQAGVCVEMVRHCATTGVPVFGVCLGMQSMAVAYGGVVDRAPELLHGKTSLVRHEGKGVFAGLPSPFTATRYHSLAAEPTTVPAELEVTARTEDGIIMGLRHRELPVEGVQFHPESVLTEHGHLMLANWLVECGDTGAVARSSGLAPVVGRATA; from the coding sequence GTGAGCGCCGCCGGCGGCACGGGCCGCAGCCGCAGTCGGATCCTCGTCGTCGACAACTACGACAGCTTCGTCTTCAACCTCGTCCAGTACCTGTACCAGCTGGGCGCCGAGTGCGAGGTCCTGCGCAACGACGAGGTCGAGCTGCGGCACGCGCAGGACGGCTTCGACGGCGTCCTGCTCTCGCCGGGTCCCGGCGCCCCTGAGCAGGCGGGCGTCTGCGTCGAGATGGTCCGGCACTGCGCGACCACCGGTGTGCCCGTCTTCGGCGTCTGCCTCGGCATGCAGTCGATGGCGGTGGCGTACGGCGGCGTGGTGGACCGCGCCCCGGAGCTGCTGCACGGCAAGACCTCGCTCGTACGCCATGAGGGCAAGGGCGTCTTCGCGGGGCTGCCGTCGCCGTTCACCGCGACCCGCTACCACTCGCTGGCCGCCGAGCCGACCACGGTCCCGGCCGAGCTGGAGGTCACCGCGCGCACGGAGGACGGCATCATCATGGGCCTGCGACACCGTGAACTGCCGGTCGAGGGCGTGCAGTTCCACCCGGAGTCCGTGCTGACCGAGCACGGCCACCTCATGCTCGCCAACTGGCTGGTGGAGTGCGGCGACACCGGGGCCGTCGCCCGATCGAGTGGGCTGGCCCCGGTGGTGGGCCGGGCCACGGCGTGA